A window of Deinococcus ruber genomic DNA:
GCCGAATTCGAGGCGTACACGCCGTACCACTACAGCACCTACGAATGGGAAGACGAGGTAACGCCCACCGACAAGCCGAAAGTGGTGATTCTGGGCAGCGGCCCCAACCGCATCGGGCAGGGCGTGGAGTTCGACTACGCCACCGTGCATGCGGTCTGGGCCTTGCAGGAAGCCGGGTACGAGACCATCATGGTCAATTCCAACCCCGAGACGGTGAGCACCGACTACGACACCGCTGACCGCCTGTACTTCGAGCCGCTGACCTTTGAAGACGTAATGAACATCGTCGAGCACGAAAAACCCATCGGCGTGATCGTGCAGCTCGGCGGACAGACGCCGCTGAAACTGGCGAAACGACTGGCCGATGCCGGAGCGCCGATCATCGGGACAAGTCCGGAGACCATCGACGAGGCCGAAGACCGCGCCAGCTTCAACGCGCTGTGCGAGCGGCTGGGCATTCCGCAGCCAAAAGGACTGGTGGCGCAGAATGCCAGCGAAGCGCAGGAACTCGCCGCCCGCCTGGGCTTCCCGCTGATGGCCCGCCCCAGTTACGTGCTGGGAGGCCGAGCCATGAGGACGGTTCGCAGCGCCGCCGAACTCCAGACGTATCTGGACGAGGTGTATTCGGTGGTGGAAGGGCAGCCCAGCATTCTGCTCGATCAGTATCTGGAAGGAGCGCTGGAGCTGGACGTGGACACGCTCTGCGACGGTGAAACGGCAGTGGTGGCGGGCATCATGGAGCATATCGAGGCCGCCGGGGTGCACTCGGGCGACAGCGCCTGCATCATTCCGCCCGTACACCTGAGCGCCGAACTGACCGCCACCATCAAGGCCACCACCGAGCGGCTCGCGCTGGAACTGGGCGTGAAGGGCCTGATGAACGTGCAGTGGGCCATCAAGGACGGCGTGCCGTACATTCTGGAAGCCAACCCGCGTGCCAGCCGCACCGTGCCCTACGTGAGCAAGGCCACCGGGCACCCGCTCGCCAAGTACGCCGCCCGCATCGCCGTGGGGCAGACGCTGGCGCAGATCGGGTTTACCCAGACGCCTGTGCCCGCCATGTACAGCGTCAAGGAAGTGCATCTGCCGTTCCTGAAGTTCCGGGGCGTGCTGCCCATTCTGGGGCCAGAGATGAAAAGCACGGGCGAGAGCATGGGCATCGACGCCGATCCGTATCTGGCGTACTACCGCGCCGAGATCGGAGCCAAGAGCAACCTGCCGCTGACCGGAACGGCGCTGCTGCTGGGCGACGGGCTGGATGATGTTGCCGCCGAGCTGGAGCGGGCCGGGCTGAACGTGATTCGGACTCAGGCCGGCGAGAAGCTGCCCGACCTGCTGATCGACGTGACCGGGAGCCAACTCCTCCGCACGGCACTGGAACGGGGCGTGCCGATTGTGAGCACGCGGGAAGGGGCCGAGTGGACGGCCAAAGCGGTTGCAGCAGCGGTGGGGGCGGAGCTGGGAGTTAAGAGCCTCCAGGCGTGGCTGAAAGCGTAAAGCCAACGGCACCACGAACTGTACCTTCGCTCTGAGTGGGCAACCATGAGTCGGAGGGGCGGCTAGCTCTTCCCACTCAGCATCTCCCCCAGCCGCAGCACCGTGCGCCAGTTGCGCGTGGTGGTCGTCACCTTCAGGCGGTCGGGATTCAGCTTGGTGCGGCCCATGCCATCAGGCGTGTGCAGATACACTTCCAGCCCACTGTGTGTCCACTCGTCGGCCCCGCTCGGCACGGCCCCGAATGCCGCCAGCCCCGCCTGGGTCGGCACGGCGTCCAGCAGGGTCAGGTGAACTTTGCTGCCGTCGGCCCCCGCCTGAAGTGGGTAAGGATTTCTGCCGATGATGTCCTGCCACTGCGCCGCACTTCGCAGCAGTACCGCCACCGGAAAGCCAAAGCTCTGCAACAGGGCGGCTTCCAGCGCGGGCCTGCCGATGTCGCCGTCAAAGACCACGTTTCCGCTCTGGATGTACGTCTGAACGCCTGTCAGCTCCAGACGTTCAAACACGGATTTCAGGGCGGTCATCGGCACCTTATGGTGTCCACCGACATTGATGCCGCGCAGCAGCGCCACGGTTGTCATGCTTCAGAGTGTGGCGCATGGGCTGGTAACTCAGATCGTCTCCAACAAATAAAGCGCTTTACATTGTTCTCTTTCTTGCCACAACCCGGCGGCTGACAGGGCATCATCTGAAGCATGACGACTGCTCCTTCTCCGCGCCTTCAAGTCGATATCTGGTCTGACATCGCCTGCCCGTGGTGCTACGTGGGTAAACGCCGATTCGAGGAGGCGCTGGCAAAGTTTCCTCAGCGTGACGCCGTGGATGTGGTGTGGCACAGCTTCGAACTCGACCCCACCACCCAGTCCGACGCCTCTGTGAACATGCGCGACATCCTGGCAAAAAAGTACGGTCAGAGCGCAGCACAGGCTCAGCAGATGCTGGACAGCATGACCCAGACCGCCGCCGCCGAGGGGCTGACCTATCACTTCGAGCGCCTTCAGGTCGCCAACACCTTCCTGGCGCACCAACTGCTGCATCTGGCTGCCGAACACGGCGTTCAGGCGGCCCTGAAAGAGCGGCTGCTGCACGCCCACTTCAGCGAGGGGCTGAATGTGGACGACCCCGAAACGCTGATACGGCTGGCCGCCGAGGTCGGGCTAAACGATACCCTCACCCGCCGGGCGCTGGAGCAGCAGACGTATGCTGGAGCCGTGCGCCAGGACGAGGCCCAGGCACAGCGGTACGGCATTCAGGGTGTGCCGTTTTTCGTGCTGGACGGCACATACGGCGTCAGCGGCGCACAGTCGCCCGAGACACTGCTGGGTGCGTTGCAGCAGACCTGGAGCGAGCGCCACCCACTTCAGCTGATCGGCGTGGGCACAGGGGCAACCGACGCCGGGTTCTGCGACGACGGAAGCTGCGCCGTGCCGACGCCCCAGGACCAGAACTGACAGCGTGACTATTGTTACGTAGGGTGTGCCGAAAGCACCGAATATCTTTCCTGTACTTCATGAATTTCAGATAGAATGTTGGGCAACGCAGGGGTCATCAATCGTCCCCCGACTTCTCCTTCGCTCTTTCTGACATCCGCTGTTCGGTCCTGCGTCACACCGTCCTGCACCCGTCGCCACGTCCAGTGTTATGCCCAGCAGTGTGTTGTTTCAGGCAGCACACCGAGCAAGCGGCATCGTGACCCACAAGATCACCGTGGCCAGCAAGATCAGGGGGGTCATCATCGAGCGCAAGTCGAGCCGTTCGCCCTTCGTCGAGCCTCCCGGACCGGATGACACGCCGTCCATTCAGGATGTTTCGGTCGCGTATGCCTGGACTTCAGTCAAACGCACCACCTTTCTGATGGTCGGGCCGCTGGGCATCCTGGCGTGTGGGCTGGCGCTGCTGGCGCAGTGGCACAGCATGGACGGCCTCGACCGCTACGCCCTGCCCGGCCTGTCGGCGGTGCTCTTGTTGCTGACGCTGCTGCTGGCCGTGCGCCGCATCAAGGTCGCCTTCGCCACGCTCACGTCGTTTCTGGCGACCACCGCGTATTTCCTGCTGGCCCTGAATCACCAGTTCGCGTGGTTCGTGCCCAAATACCAGATGCTCAGCGAGAACACCTACTGGTTCTCGGTGCTCTACGCCACCGCCTTCATCGCCTTTCGTACCCGCCACGCCTTCCGCATCTGCGCCGTCATCTTCGGGCTGGCGTGTGTCATCTGCGGCTATCACCTGCTGCATCTGCGAACCGAGCGTCTGCTGAACGACCGGATGCTGGCCTCCACGCTCCAGTTCCTGTTCTCCAGCGCGGTGCTGGTGCTGGCGCAGTACGCGGTGGGGCGACTGCGGCATCAGCTGGATCAGGTGAAGGTGGCGGCGTACCTCGACGTGCTGACCGGGTTGCCCAACCGCCGTTACGCCCAGCAGCTGCTCGAACGCAGCATGGCGCAGCACCGCCCCTTCGCGCTGGTGATGCTTGACCTCGACCACTTCAAGGCCGTCAACGACACCTTCGGGCATCAGGCGGGCGATCTGGTGTTGCGCGAGACCAGCCGCATCATCAGCCGCCACCTGAGCGGGTCGCAGCAGATGGTGCGCTGGGGCGGCGAGGAATTCGTGCTGATTCTGCCGGGGTTGAAGAAGCACGAGGGCAAGGCGCTGGCCGAGACGGCGCGGGCCGACCTGAACGCGCATGTGTTTGACGAGGTGGGACGGATTTCCGCGAGCTTCGGGGTGGCGGAGTATCTGGCGGGCGAGCGGCTGGACACGCTGATGGCCCGTGCGGACGCGGCGCTGTACGCGGCCAAGCGGCAGGGGCGCAACGGCGTGCGCGTGGCGATGGACGATGGTCGTCTCACCCGCATGGACCTCGTTCCCCCCGAGACGACCCCCGCCGATGGCCCGGTTTCTGCCGTGATTCCGCCGCCTGATACCCCACCAGATCAGCAGAGGAGCCGCTGAGTGGAGCCGACCTCTTCAACCATGCCAGCTCTGAGTGCCGACAAGACCCAGTGGCGCGACTGGGCACGCGAACGCAGACGTGAACTGCTGAACGCAGACGCGCTGCCCGCCATCTCGGCGGCAATCTGCGCGGCGCTGCTCGATTTTCTGGACGAGCACCACCTGACGCGGGGGGTACTGGCGTATCACGCCCTACCGGGCGAGCCGGATATCAGCGCCCTTCAGGACGTGGTGCCGCTGTTTACCACCCGCGCCGTGTTCCGGCCCACACCCCGCCTCACGCTGCATGCGTGGCACAGCGCCACCGAGCGCAGCCGCTTCGGAGCCATGCAGCCGCCCAGAGGCAGCCCGGAAGTGCCGCTTACCGCTGTGTCGGCGGTGCTGCTGCCAGGTCTGGCCTTCGACGTGCAGGGTGGACGACTGGGGTACGGCGGCGGCTTCTATGACCGCCTGCTGCACGACTGGAACATTCCCACCATCGGGGTGACGCCCGCTGCACTGCTGCTGCCGCACGTACCGACAGAAGCCCACGACATCCCACTGAAGTATGTGGCGACAGAAGTGGGCGTCAAGAAGGCGGAGGAAGCCGCTCGGAGCAGTTGAACCGAGTAGCCTCCCTTGGTCAGTTGTTGCCTGCCAGCAGGATGCTGCGCGGAGCCAGCGTGACGGGAATTTTCAGCGGCGTCGCGCCCCCGTCGCGCACAACGGTCAGGGTGACTTTCTCTCCGACCTGATGGGCGCGAATGGCCGACAGGAAATCGAGGAACGACGTGACCGGCTTGCCTTCGACAGCAGTGATGACATCTCCGGTGGCATGGTTCGGAACGTTGTTGGCATCGTAAGTCACGTGGCCGAGGGGGCGCAGACCAGCCAGATCGGCGGGGCCGCCGCGCACCACGCTGGTGAAGGCGAATCCGATGGTGTTGCCCAGCCCCAGATCATGAAAGAACTGAATCGGCAGGCCGTCTTCCGGCAGACCGTCGGCCCCCAGACCCACCACCGGAGCCTCGCGCTTCAGGCCGCCGCGCAGCTGAGCGAGCAGCGCACTGCCCTCGGTCACGGGCACGGCATACGAGGTCAGCTGGAGGTCGTCGAGCGACGCCGTGGCCTGAGACGCCTCCGACTTGGAGCCGCTGGACGCCGAGTCGGCAGGCTGATAGCGAATGTAGCTGGTAATGCCGATCAGCTGGCCCTGAGCGTTGAGCACCGGGCCGCCGCTGTCACCCGGGGCCAGCGGCGCATCGAGCTTCAGGGTGCCGGGCGGAAAGCTCGCCAGACCTGCTTCGGCATCGAGGGCCAGCAGTTTTCCGCTCTTGGCCTTCAGGAACTGCCCGCCCGCGTTGCCGATGGCGAGCGCTGCCTGTCCGACTCGGGGTGGCTGGCTGGAAATCGGCACGAACGGCGCACCCGCGATATTGATCTTCAGCAGTGCCAGATCGTGCTGGTCGTCGAATCCCACCACCGTCAGCGGATAGCGCTTCTTGTCGAGCGTCACCGCCTCCAGGCGGGTCGAACCGTAGACCACGTGATAGGCGGTCAGCACCTCGCCGCCCGAACTGATCAGCACGCCGCTGCCGATGCCGTTGGGGTCGGCGCAGGTCGGGTCTTCGGCTTTGCTGGGGCAGTCTTCGATCCGCAGGGCTGCCGCTCTGTTCTTCTGAAACACCGCGCTGAGCTGCGGCGAGATGGTGGGGGTCGTGGCAGCCTGGGGTGCCGCAGTGGCAGGGTGGGTCTTGGACGATTGAGCGCTGACATTCTGGGCACTGGCAGACGACAACAGCAGGGCGACAGACAGCAGGCGCAGAGGCCAGCGGGCACGCAAAGCGTTCATAATTCAGTATGCGCCTATGTTTTAAGCGAAGTTGTGGCTTTTGGTAGAAATACCTGGGGGCGGGTTTAGGGTACACATAGCTGTGAGCAGTCGGAAGATGAAGCAGCGCTCACACCTGTCCAGAGCAGACAGAGCTGGCGCCCCGGACGCTGTGCCACACTGACCCCACCATGAACGCCCCCGACCTGCCTGCCACCCCGCCACGCTCGGTCTTCGTGTACGGCACGCTGATGCCCGGCGAGCGAAACGCCTGGGTCGCCCACACCGCCGCGCCCCCGCTCCGGGCCGAGCGAGCGCAGCTTCGCGGCTATACCCTCTACGATCTGCGCCCGGAAGGGTATCCGGCACTGACAGAGAACAGCCCTGCGACAGCGGCACAGACGACCGTCGAAGGCTGGGTGCTGCA
This region includes:
- a CDS encoding DUF1697 domain-containing protein, which produces MTTVALLRGINVGGHHKVPMTALKSVFERLELTGVQTYIQSGNVVFDGDIGRPALEAALLQSFGFPVAVLLRSAAQWQDIIGRNPYPLQAGADGSKVHLTLLDAVPTQAGLAAFGAVPSGADEWTHSGLEVYLHTPDGMGRTKLNPDRLKVTTTTRNWRTVLRLGEMLSGKS
- a CDS encoding DsbA family oxidoreductase, with the protein product MTTAPSPRLQVDIWSDIACPWCYVGKRRFEEALAKFPQRDAVDVVWHSFELDPTTQSDASVNMRDILAKKYGQSAAQAQQMLDSMTQTAAAEGLTYHFERLQVANTFLAHQLLHLAAEHGVQAALKERLLHAHFSEGLNVDDPETLIRLAAEVGLNDTLTRRALEQQTYAGAVRQDEAQAQRYGIQGVPFFVLDGTYGVSGAQSPETLLGALQQTWSERHPLQLIGVGTGATDAGFCDDGSCAVPTPQDQN
- a CDS encoding GGDEF domain-containing protein, whose protein sequence is MTHKITVASKIRGVIIERKSSRSPFVEPPGPDDTPSIQDVSVAYAWTSVKRTTFLMVGPLGILACGLALLAQWHSMDGLDRYALPGLSAVLLLLTLLLAVRRIKVAFATLTSFLATTAYFLLALNHQFAWFVPKYQMLSENTYWFSVLYATAFIAFRTRHAFRICAVIFGLACVICGYHLLHLRTERLLNDRMLASTLQFLFSSAVLVLAQYAVGRLRHQLDQVKVAAYLDVLTGLPNRRYAQQLLERSMAQHRPFALVMLDLDHFKAVNDTFGHQAGDLVLRETSRIISRHLSGSQQMVRWGGEEFVLILPGLKKHEGKALAETARADLNAHVFDEVGRISASFGVAEYLAGERLDTLMARADAALYAAKRQGRNGVRVAMDDGRLTRMDLVPPETTPADGPVSAVIPPPDTPPDQQRSR
- a CDS encoding 5-formyltetrahydrofolate cyclo-ligase, with product MPALSADKTQWRDWARERRRELLNADALPAISAAICAALLDFLDEHHLTRGVLAYHALPGEPDISALQDVVPLFTTRAVFRPTPRLTLHAWHSATERSRFGAMQPPRGSPEVPLTAVSAVLLPGLAFDVQGGRLGYGGGFYDRLLHDWNIPTIGVTPAALLLPHVPTEAHDIPLKYVATEVGVKKAEEAARSS
- a CDS encoding S1C family serine protease, whose product is MNALRARWPLRLLSVALLLSSASAQNVSAQSSKTHPATAAPQAATTPTISPQLSAVFQKNRAAALRIEDCPSKAEDPTCADPNGIGSGVLISSGGEVLTAYHVVYGSTRLEAVTLDKKRYPLTVVGFDDQHDLALLKINIAGAPFVPISSQPPRVGQAALAIGNAGGQFLKAKSGKLLALDAEAGLASFPPGTLKLDAPLAPGDSGGPVLNAQGQLIGITSYIRYQPADSASSGSKSEASQATASLDDLQLTSYAVPVTEGSALLAQLRGGLKREAPVVGLGADGLPEDGLPIQFFHDLGLGNTIGFAFTSVVRGGPADLAGLRPLGHVTYDANNVPNHATGDVITAVEGKPVTSFLDFLSAIRAHQVGEKVTLTVVRDGGATPLKIPVTLAPRSILLAGNN